A single region of the Amphiura filiformis chromosome 7, Afil_fr2py, whole genome shotgun sequence genome encodes:
- the LOC140157390 gene encoding 5-cytosine rRNA methyltransferase NSUN4-like, translating to MICLRTAFNNRLQRLAATKTQCLLVPRRWKKTKSKKKKYTKPGTQNRSDPTVLALRYFDETYRAHFGGLWPIIRLGLLSPHKHGALLNNYSARADSIEVQRLRQFGAVDIVEEAAKEIGPSDVHSTESHSVKDNDLIQENDAPLKGIQEMRRVASMQANYQGFDQLDSLSTSTSRDDKETEPKETPPHLVESEEGQSEEEKKWWEDQYIIAPGYEAKMESLIQGGEFDNRQSRTLVQPASNISIINAPIKMNPNLRCYVHQDEGNIKRFPRVKSDSTSGLLTYYAMDAASVLPVLALDLRMDETVLDLCAAPGGKSVAMLQTMYLGGLESNEPNKSRRQRLRSVFNSYVPASMMDSGVVNVSGEDGQELGDLQPNSYDKVLVDVPCTTDRQSALVPTNNIFNLYRVKERQNLPKLQRNLLCSALQAVKPGGDVVYSTCTLSRLQNDDVVENAISTCRSQYKIQANVVDLSPLTSALDKVFNFWKECTYGQLVLPGLKRNFGPMYFCKLRRIK from the exons CCAGGTACGCAGAACAGGTCAGACCCAACAGTCCTAGCCCTGAGGTACTTCGACGAGACCTACCGGGCACACTTTGGTGGCCTCTGGCCCATAATTCGGCTTGGTCTCTTGTCACCACACAAGCATGGAGCACTTTTGAACAACTACAGCGCCAGAGCAGATTCTATTGAGGTACAACGTCTGAGACAATTTGGTGCAGTTGATATAGTAGAGGAGGCAGCTAAAGAAATTGGACCATCTGATGTGCACAGTACAGAATCCCACAGTGTAAAAGACAATGATTTGATTCAAGAGAATGATGCACCTTTAAAAGGAATTCAAGAAATGAGGAGAGTTGCCAGTATGCAAGCAAATTATCAAG gttttgaCCAGTTGGATTCATTATCCACATCAACTTCAAGAGATGACAAGGAAACTGAACCAAAAGAGACTCCTCCTCATTTAGTAGAATCAGAAGAAGGACAGTCAGAGGAGGAGAAAAAGTGGTGggaagatcaatatattattgctcCTGGTTATGAAGCTAAAATGGAGAGTCTTATTCAGGGTGGTGAATTCGACAACCGTCAATCAAGAacattagttcaacctgcttctAATATCAGCATCATCAATGCACCAATTAAAATGAACCCAAACTTGAGGTGTTATGTCCACCAAGATGAAGGCAATATCAAACGCTTCCCACGTGTGAAGAGCGATTCCACGTCAGGATTGCTGACGTACTATGCAATGGATGCTGCATCTGTTTTGCCAGTGTTAGCATTAGATTTGAGGATGGATGAGACGGTTTTAGATTTGTGTGCGGCACCTGGTGGCAAGTCGGTTGCTATGCTACAGACTATGTATCTGG GTGGCCTGGAATCCAATGAGCCCAACAAGAGCAGAAGACAACGTCTGAGGAGTGTCTTCAACTCTTATGTTCCTGCATCCATGATGGACTCTGGAGTTGTCAATGTGTCTGGGGAAGATGGTCAAGAATTAGGAGATCTACAACCAAACTCATATGATAAG GTGCTTGTTGATGTCCCATGTACTACTGATCGTCAGTCGGCTTTAGTGCCCACAAATAACATCTTCAACTTGTATAGAGTTAAAGAACGCCAGAATCTGCCCAAACTCCAGCGCAACTTGCTATG TTCAGCCTTGCAAGCGGTGAAACCAGGCGGTGATGTAGTCTACTCCACATGCACTCTCTCTCGACTTCAAAATGATGATGTTGTGGAGAATGCCATCTCTACGTGTCGCAGCCAGTACAAGATTCAAGCCAATGTTGTTGACCTATCACCTTTGACCTCTGCACTTGACAAAGTGTTTAACTTTTGGAAGGAGTGCACATATGGACAGCTAGTTTTGCCAGGATTAAAAAGAAATTTTGGGCCAATGTATTTTTGCAAGCTTCGAAGAATAAAATGA
- the LOC140157391 gene encoding uncharacterized protein isoform X1 produces MLVVPLQYYLTQRNPMSPTERSYSVQRLVSSLSVMKDNMLSIKTWQKWYFDCVDYITTTVKNLSSQGSATSSNQAKYTDTDDDEDDEGESPAIEVMKLKDPQGYFAGSPEPRTPRPSNVKYRVGQVIRHKKYGYRGVIIGWDPVAKAPKEWLDRMHPKDKEHWSSISNYSVLVDTRDRTSPQTTYVVEENIEIVSNTKVIHPEIDNYFEHFDGTRYLARPFLKKLYPHDQ; encoded by the exons ATGCTAGTGGTGCCATTACAGTACTATCTCACACAAAGGAACCCTATGAGTCCAACAGAAAGAAGTTACAGTGTACAAAG ACTAGTTTCAAGCCTTTCAGTCATGAAAGATAACATGCTATCAATAAAGACGTGGCAGAAGTGGTATTTTGACTGTGTCGACTACATCACCACAACAGTCAAAAATCTGTCCTCACAAGGAAGTGCTACAAGTTCAAACCAGGCAAAATACACagatactgatgatgatgaagatgatgagggGGAGTCACCAGCAATAGAAGTGATGAAGTTGAAAGACCCACAAGGATATTTTGCAG GTTCACCGGAACCCAGAACACCCAGACCTAGTAATGTCAAATATAGAGTAGGGCAAGTTATACGACACAAAAAATATGGCTATAGGGGAGTAATAATAGGCTGGGATCCAGTTGCAAAG GCACCCAAGGAATGGTTAGATAGAATGCATCCCAAAGATAAAGAA CACTGGAGCAGTATTTCCAATTATTCCGTTTTAGTAGACACACGGGacagaacaagtcctcaaacaacATATGTGGTGGAGGAGAATATAGAAATTGTTTCTAATACCAAG GTTATACATCCAGAGATAGATaactattttgaacattttgatggAACTAGATATCTTGCTAGACCATTTCTGAAGAAACTTTATCCTCATGATCAATGA
- the LOC140157391 gene encoding uncharacterized protein isoform X2, which yields MPANNRAILWQFGLLMLVVPLQYYLTQRNPMSPTERSYSVQRLVSSLSVMKDNMLSIKTWQKWYFDCVDYITTTVKNLSSQGSATSSNQAKYTDTDDDEDDEGESPAIEVMKLKDPQGYFAGSPEPRTPRPSNVKYRVGQVIRHKKYGYRGVIIGWDPVAKAPKEWLDRMHPKDKEHWSSISNYSVLVDTRDRTSPQTTYVVEENIEIVSNTKVIHPEIDNYFEHFDGTRYLARPFLKKLYPHDQ from the exons ATGCCAGCTAATAATAGAGCAATACTATGGCAATTTGGACTACTCATGCTAGTGGTGCCACTACAGTACTATCTCACACAACGGAACCCTATGAGTCCAACAGAAAGAAGTTACAGTGTACAAAG ACTAGTTTCAAGCCTTTCAGTCATGAAAGATAACATGCTATCAATAAAGACGTGGCAGAAGTGGTATTTTGACTGTGTCGACTACATCACCACAACAGTCAAAAATCTGTCCTCACAAGGAAGTGCTACAAGTTCAAACCAGGCAAAATACACagatactgatgatgatgaagatgatgagggGGAGTCACCAGCAATAGAAGTGATGAAGTTGAAAGACCCACAAGGATATTTTGCAG GTTCACCGGAACCCAGAACACCCAGACCTAGTAATGTCAAATATAGAGTAGGGCAAGTTATACGACACAAAAAATATGGCTATAGGGGAGTAATAATAGGCTGGGATCCAGTTGCAAAG GCACCCAAGGAATGGTTAGATAGAATGCATCCCAAAGATAAAGAA CACTGGAGCAGTATTTCCAATTATTCCGTTTTAGTAGACACACGGGacagaacaagtcctcaaacaacATATGTGGTGGAGGAGAATATAGAAATTGTTTCTAATACCAAG GTTATACATCCAGAGATAGATaactattttgaacattttgatggAACTAGATATCTTGCTAGACCATTTCTGAAGAAACTTTATCCTCATGATCAATGA